In the Colletotrichum lupini chromosome 4, complete sequence genome, CCATCTCATCCCTCTTCCTGTTCTCGCGGGAGAGGTAGATGCGGAGACAgatgatgacgatgatgagaAGCGCGTAGCAGCCCAAGTGGGTGGCGAAGGCAATGAAGTAGCGGGGACCGTCCCACTTGAGGAAGACCTGGGGGCCGATGGCGTTACCGGCGGCCCAGACGATGAAGTTGATGGCGACGGCGAACTGCTTCTTTGTCTGGCCGGCGACGTTTCGGGAGATGAGGGAGAGGGCGAGGGTCTGGGCTGACCAGAAGGAGAGGGTGATGTAGTAGCAGATGAGGAGGCCGACGCGCTGGGAGAAGGTGTTGTTGGGGACGGTCATGAGGAGGACAGTGCCGATGACGGAACTAGCGAGGTCTGTTAGTGACTAGTTGACGGTGATACCCTGAGAAGGGTTTTGACTTACGGGACACAGAAGCCAAGCATGACGTAGAGGTTCTGGTTAAACTTCTTGACGAGCCAGACAGAGCCGAGAAGGACAAAGATGATGTAGAAACCAAGAACCATGGCCAAGAGCTGGACCTCGAGCGTGTTGAAACCGAAGCTCTTGATGATGATGTTGGCAAAGGCACCGAGACCGGAAGTGGGCAGGGTGGTGCACAGGGCGATAAGAGAGTAACCCCAGACCTGGGGATCCTTGAGGGCCTCGATGGCCTGCTCGCGCTTGAAGGTCTTGTTCTGGATACCAGTCTGGTTGTCGCGGACACGCTCGACCATCTCCCGCTTGACTTCCTCGGAGTAGCACTTGGCGCGCATGGGCGAGTCGGGCATCCAGAGGAAGACGAAGACACCAAAGATGACGGACACAACACCGTAGGCCAGGAACAGCCATTGCCAGGACTTGAGAGGACCGGTCTTGATGTGAGTGAAGCAGTAGGCAAGGAGACCGCCGACAACCTGCTGGGCACCGTTCATCATGTACCAGTACGTAACACGGGACGCCTGCTCCTCGCGGCGGTACCACATGGAGGAGAGAATGACAAAGGCGGGCTGGCAGGCGGACTCAAAGATACCGAGGAGGGTGCGGACGATGACGAGGCCCTTGAAGTCAGTACAGGCGGCGTGGCAGGCGAGGACGGCGCCCCAGGCGATGATGGAGAAGCTGAGGTACTTTGCGATGGGGACGCGGGCGATGATGTAGTTCTGGGGGTACTCGACGAAGAGGATGGCAATGTAGATACAGGTGGTGAGCCAGGAGAACTCTTGGCCCTTGAGGTGGGTGTCCTCCTGGAGGCCCATGATGGAGGCGAAGGACATTGTGCCCTTGTCGATGGCCTGGAGGAAGTAAGTGCCGATCATGATGACCAGGACGCGCTTATCAATCATCTTGCGCAGCTGATCGCTGCGTTCCCTGGAGACGGTGATGGAGCCGTCGCCGACGTACTTTGACAGCTCATTGTCGACGTTCTCGAGGCGCTGGTGGTCGGCCTTCTCGTTGGAGATTGTGCGCTCGACTTCGTGGAAGGACTTCTTGCCCGGGCCGCCTCCGCTCATGGGGCGGACGAGCTCCGGGTCGGCGACTTCGGTAGAGGCCATCTTGTCCAGATTAGACTGAGCGAGAGAAGGTTCCTGATGGTGTGGTGGGGAGGGCCCGAGGTGAGTGAGACGCAGCAAAGGTCTCAGATATTGACTTGATGGGAGCTTTGGGGTCCGGAGTCTTGTCTAACCTCTGCAAAGGAAGGGAAGAAGCTGAGCAACCTACAGGAGGAGAAGAGCAAGAGATGGGAGAAAGAGGATGCTACCTCGTTCTATATAAGAGCAGATCTCAGGTGGAGTACCCCGAAGGGATGGTAATGGGTGGGTGGTAAGGTGTTAGGGAAAAGCGAGCCGTGTACCGTAGGCAATGCTTCAGATTCCTTCCTTTTCCCCTTCCGGACGTGGTATCAATCTGGGCTGCCAAACCCCGGAATCTCACCCTCATTCTCTCCTCACTTTTACCCCAAGATTTCTTGTTGGGAAGCAGGCAGGACTTCTCCATTTCCCCGGTCCACATCTCGGTTCCCCGCGAAAAGAGACGACGAGACCAAAGCCAGAACCAAACCCCCACGGGCCCTGGGCTCCAGGTACCCTGGGGTGGGTATGGAGACGGCTTGCCGGGTCCTGTGTGGTTCGGCGAGCCGGATCACAGCTTGGACCAGACGATTGACAGGCGAGGAATGGCCAGGAGTCCAGGAGGAGTGGGTGCAATTTGGGACATCATTCGACCGAAGTGGCGGGTAGGGCAAGGTGCGATGTTGGCAAGGCCTGGTTTACCACACCTCCCCCATACGCTCGCTCTCTTCCCCCCTTCTGAACTCCGCGTTCCTGCGGTGTATGCCCCAATATCTGGGGAGAAGATGGAGTATGAGACCGTAATTTGGGTAACAAAGATTGGATAAGAAGGATGAGAAAGTGGGCAGGTTCATGGCTAGAGCAGCACGAGTCAGGATTAGGGATTGGGGGACAACGTTGCGTCGACTGGGGGACCCATGGGGGCAACAACATGAACATGTGCGTGCTGGTTCTGATGGATGGTCAACCGGAAGGAAACCGACAGCAAGATAGGTGGGAATAAGGGTGTGGACGCATAGCTCCAACGGGGAAGTTATCTGGCTGAACTATCATGGTTGGCACGGCTGGCGAGGTCGACCCGGCGCGATGGCGTGCGCCTATACTGTGGTTCTCTGAACTAAGTGAAGTGATTGGTGGTTTTCTGCAACGGGGGATAAGGCGCGAGACTAGTTCTAGTCAGTAGTATCTTGTTGGAATGTCTCACACGAGTCTGTAGTTTCTCGAGGCGGCGAAAGGTCAGCTAATCGGTGTTGGTAATCAAGCGTTTAAGCGGTTGAGAAAACACGATCCCATGAGCGAGATGAGGCTCTATCATTGTGGTTTTGGAGGAGAGGTTATCAATGAATAAGAATGGATGGCGGCTGCGACGGCAGTGAGCGACTTGGCATGGCACTTGGGCGCTCTCCCGGCCGCCTCATTTCTTGGATTCTTGGGCTTTTGTCGCCGCATTTCTGGGCAGACGAAATGGTTCAGCAGCGACTGGCGAAGAACAAGAGGCTCAGACCACGAGGTCCCTCGGCTGAAGGGGTGTATGGTGTGTGAGACAGCGTGGTGGTGGGCGGAAATGTTAGTAACACGAAAACTGCTTCGGGCTGGTGGCGGGCATGCAGGGATGGGATTGGTTGATGTAAGGAAAACGGCCGTCTTTCCTCGAAGCAGCCATATCGTCGGCGCGAATCCTACCGACCCGACCAGACCCGGGCTTGGCTCACCACCAAAGGAAAAGCTTGACGGAGTCTTTGATCTCGACGCTCGGACTCAACTGGTCTTTTCCGTCTCTTGAATGACTTTACAAATTATTGTTCCGTCAATTTTACGCTGTAGGCTTTGGCTTAGCTTGTGTGAAGACGTGGTAAACAATGGTATCGCGGTGAATTGGGCAAAGCGTAACGCAACAGTATGGAGACTTGGACATGGGGGCAAGTTCAGCAGGAGGCTGGGAATATGTGTGGAAGTGTGTGCGGGCACATACGCAGTATGTCGTGTTGCAGCGGTTGCATTGCGTCTAATGTCCTGCGGTGAGGAGGCTTGCATGCACAGGGGCTACGAAAGGAAATTGAGTTCCGCAATCAGAATATCATAGTAATCAGGAATGAGAGCAGCCGTCCCGTAGAAGCCGTTCCTATATGAGTAGACGTTCCCGTTCCTTCAATTCCTCAAGATGACTCCAGAAAATCTCGCCCATCTCTGTAATCTCGTTCATCTCGCTCAATCTCACTCCGTATTGTACTGTCACTACGGTGCCTGGGGGAGGGCATGGGATAACCTTATTCTACCGTCCAGGGTTCCGCAAAATGAGGTTTAAGCCTGGTTGCCTAGGGCAGAAAAGGCCCCTCAAATCTCCTCTCCTACTCCGTACCGTACCTTAGGCTCTGGACAGTTCTCGGTTCCCCGTCGCCCGCCCTCTCCAGCTTTTGCTCGCCCAGAATTTCCCCCAAAGATCCAGTGTAGAAGGGATTGCGGAGAGTGTGCGGAGATGACTTCCCCAAAACATAGACCCCGGACGGCTAAACACAAAAAAGCCGGGGGGCGCCAGCGGCGGGTTCGGCGTTCAAGGCTCGAAACCTCGTAAGAGGCGCAGGAATTTGGGGACAGGAACAGGGATAATCCAGATAGCAGCCACGGAAAACACCAATAGCCGTttgcctaagtaattacagACCAGTCAGAGACCGAGCAGAGAGCAACTGGTAAGAAAAGGAGGCCCACGGGAACCACGGGGGAGCCAGGAAAAAGAACGGGAATGGACAGAAAAATCGGGGAAAGCTTTCTCCACCGGCGCGGGGTAAGAAGCCCGGGGCGCGGGGGAGGAGGGCCCGAGCAGCGAGCGGAGCACCCCGGTGGCGTGCCATCTGAAGCGGGGTCAACGTCGGGCCCATCCGACCAACCATCGACGTCGTTTCCGCACTCGTCGTCCAGGCCCAGGAGCGTACCTGAGAGGAACGGTCTTTCCTCACTTATTCACACCTTGCATTACCTAATTCTGCCTTAGCAGAGACAAGTGTGTAACCGTTTCCTTCTGCGATTTCGCAGTCGCAAACGCACAATCCCAGCCAAAACACCTTTGGCCGTCCATCCAGAGTGTGGGGATCCCCAGCTCTCCTCCCATGATCCATCGTTCTTGAACCAAACCGCCTACTGGAAAGCGCGTCTTGGAAGGACATCTTGGGGCCTTGGTCCTCGGCCACCATCACTCCGAGCATGCGTTCCCCTCCATCCTCCCGCCCACGACCCCTCGTTTTTCCCACCAAGCATATTTCGCCAGAGCCCTCCCCTTCATAAAGGATTCCGCACCCAAACTTCGTGCCTCTGAGCGTACCCTTTTCCCCCGAGGATCTGACATATTGTTGATAAACTTCTGTCTCACGTGTCTTCGCGTCTTTTGGTGCCGCGCCGTGCTTGTACATACCTAGatatcccccccccccccatcaTACCGTCGCAAAGTCACATGTTATCTGTGCCGCACGACGTTTGAACAAGAAGGTTAGTCTCATTTTACACCACCTGTAGAGTAGTCATTTTGCGTCACCAATCGACACGAATTCGATATCATGGGGAGTGAGATGGCCGTGACCTCACATTGCCAGCCAAAGCTTGATCTCCCAAGGCTAATTACAAACACAGAGACCTAAAGGGTCTAACAACCAATCCTCGCAAAAAAAACACAGAAAGAATACCGCCAAAATGCCTGCGGGAATCACAGAGCTCCATGGCGTCAAGCGGGCCGACATTCACAAACAGGTCAAGCAGCTGATCCACGACATGGTCAACATCAAGGACACCACGGGCGAGTTCCTCATGACGCTCGAGAACGGCCGCGTTATCGACACAAAGGGCTGGGGCGACTGGGAATGGACCCACGGCATCGGCCTGTATGGCATCTGGAAGTACTACGAGCTCAATGGCGACCCGGCCGACCTCAAAATCATCGAGGACTGGTTCCGCGACCGCTTCGAGGAGGGCCACAAGGGCAAAAACATCAACACCATGGCCGTCTTCCTCACCCTCGCCTACGTCTATGAAAAGACCGGAAACGAGACCTACCTCCCCTGGCTCGACAGCTGGGCCGAGTGGGCCTACCATGACCTCCCCCGCACAAAGTACGGCGGCATGCAGCACATCACCTACCTCGAGGTCAACGACCAGCAGCTCTGGGACGACACCCTCATGATGACCGTCCTGCCCCTCGCAAAGATCGGTCTCGTCCTCAACCGCCCCCACTACGTCGAGGAGGCCAAGCGCCAGTTCCTACTCCACCTGCAGTACCTCTTTGACGCGCCTACCGGCCTCTTCTTCCACGGCTGGACCTTCCACGAGGGCGGCCACAACTTTGCCCGCGCCCGCTGGGCCCGCGGCAACAGCTGGCTCACCATCGTCATCCCCGAGTTCATCGAGCTGCTCAACCTCACGGGTGATGACGCCCTCCGCTCCCACCTCATCAACACCCTCGAAGCTCAATGTGCCGCCCTCGTGCCGCTGCAGGTCGAAAACGGCCTGTGGAGGACGCTGCTCGACGTGCCCGAGTCCGAGGGCTCCTACGTCGAGGCGAGCGCCACGGCCGGTTTCGCCTACGGCATCCTCAAGGCGCAGCGGAAAAAGTACATTGGAAAGGAGTACGAGGCCGTCGCCGTCAAGGCGATTAATGCCATTCTGGAAAATATTAGCCCGGAGGGCGAGCTGCTCAACACGTCGTTTGGCACGGGTATGGGTCACGATTTGCAGCATTACAAGGATATTCCGCGGACGAGCATGCCCTACGGCCAGGCTATGGCTATGATGGCACTGGTCGAGTTCTTGCGCGTCTTCGTATGAAGCTCATGATATAATGCTATATGAAAAAAACATGAAACTGAATGAACAAACAAACTATGGTCTCACGGTGCTACTTTCCTATGAAGTACAATGGCGTGTGACCCAAGCTTTCGAGAATCGAGGATTCGGTTTTACACGCTGGCCGATGTCGCAATGAGTTCAGGCACCTGACTGAAACGCCCCTGTAAGCTTCGTCTTTAGGACGCGTGCGGATCTCTCAGGGGATGGAGGATTCGGTTCAGTTTTGACCGAGACATCAAGATATCTTTTGTCGCGAGCCTTGGCGTTGGGGTTGACTCCCCATGCACTCGGGGGTGCCTTGTCAGTACCTTGCGGAAGACGGATACGGGATACAGGGACATGAGAAGAAGCGAAGACAGCTTGATCATCGCTTAAAAGCTAAAGAAGGTCTCTTGATGTATCCCTCGGCGCTCTCTACTGCATTACGGACATAAGAACTTGACTGGACACATAATGGTCACCTTGACTCAGCTGGAAGAGCATCGCTTGGTGGCCGATATTGCTTTGAGTTCCCGGCAGAAAATGCTCAGGATTCTGTAGCACGATACTAACTCCGAAGGCACTGTGTGTCGCAGGTTTGAATCTGCTCGGCAGGTCGGTGGAAATCGGCTTCAAGCTGTTTCCAGTCGTGATAATGATGTGCGATCCGTGGGGGCCGAGGGTATACCGCGCTCCTGGGAATTTTGTATACATGCCACACCCCCGAGGCCCGGTTCAATGCGGCCCGAGACATGTACGCCTTTGGTTGCAGCCGGACGTGCGGTTTTCATAGTACCCGAATCCGGGGCTGCGGGGCACTTCGGGTGTCAATCTGCCATGTAACTCTCCAAAATGTGTCTGAACGAAGAATCTTCCAATGACATGAGAGAAAAGGCAAGGCGGACAAGGATCAAGGCAAAGGTTTCGCACAAGCTCGGTATTGGGAGCTGTTTGTCGGTGAATGTTACCGAGATATTGAGTCGCGTCTGTCTAAATATATCATGGCATGGTCATCCGTGATCCGTTTACGCTAGCGATCATAAAAGGGTTGACATCTTGTCGATTCACAGGGTCGCCCTATTTGCAGTCGCCTCTCTCTGTGTTGTTGAGCATTCATAAGACGTTCAAAGAGACATCTTGCAAGACTTGGTCTCAGTCTTAACCATAGTTTCGACACGAGATCAATGAAAGATTCGCTGGCATCGCCCACCAGCTACCAGCATCCGCACATGATTCGAAGCCCTTGACGTAGTTCTTCTCCTTTTGGGGCGTCTAGTACAGAATCGTGGACCATCTCTTTGTCAGTTTAGAGAAGCACACGACAGGACCCTGCGTGAGGCTAGCTTCGGAGGATTTCTGATCCAGTGTCAGATGTCTCGCTGCCACGTTAGATGCGGTCTCGGAGAGATTTGGCCTGGTGCCAACATGTGTTGATCACAAGGCAGTCTCTCGTAAACACTGCCGCTACTTTGAAAAGCTGAGTACTATGTTGGTGCGGATTCCCGACGGTGTGTTGAGTCAAATGATTGGATGCAGTCGAAGAGACGAACGGTTGGAGATGCCGAGGAATACACGTGTAGTGGTGTAGACTGCGATAGCAAATGGCAAAAGAGCAGAGGTCAAACGTTAGGGTTCTAGTGGCCGTTTACATTTTGTCTACTGGGTGGGAGGGAAGATCTGGGACGATCAAGGCCAGATGAGAGATCCGAGATCAGATGGCATCAGCCAATGACAAAGTGGTGATTTGGAGGGTGGGCGTCATCTCCTGCGCGTGATGCGAGAAGCAAGTGCAGTGCGAGCCTCGTGCCTGCCCCGATCTCCTGGTGCGTTGATTGGCTGTTAGTGAGATTGGTGTCTGTCAGTGCGGAAAGCTTAACTTCCCGCCTGCCACCTTCATTTTGTCTTGAGCACGAGCCACAGGCAGCCGCGAGCACAGAGCACGGATCACCCCAGGCCCCAAGCGAAGAGACTACGTACCCAGGAAAATCAGAGGGAAGGATCGAAGGGAGGGAAGGAAAGGGaaagaaggaaaaaaaaaccgaaaagaaaagtagtaaaaaatgAGGTCACCCATGTCCGTGCTTCTTTCCAATTGGACCTTCACCCGTCACCTCTCCCCGTCTTCGCTTGCTCTTCTGGGCAGCTCTTACGTCGCATCAGGCCCAGGCCGAGAGCTACCCGCCGATATCCTTCCGCCGACCTGCAGCACCTTCCATGTTCTTCAACCACCCGCTTAATTAATTGCCTTACTTCATTGCGTCGCAAACATTATCCGCGCCTCTCTTCCCCTCGCCCGTCTTGCGGCCTTCGAACTCCTCCTCCACCTTCTCACCTCCCAGCTCAGGACACTGAGAGACGCACATCTCCACCCTCCCCAGTGTGCCCGAGTCGTCAATTGTCCTGTTCTCCTCCCAAACCACGTCGCCGCTTCGCATTTATAGGCAACTCGAGACCATGCGCTGGAGGTTGCGATTCTGCATTCCATCTCCGTGAGACCCTGGCAGCGGGGTAGCCTCGTCCCAGCAGCTACACCCGAACAAGCAGCTCACCACCGAACCCATCTCCGACCATCATAATCCGATAACCCCCGTAAACCGTGACCGATCTCGACGACCATCTCGACGACGTCACCGCTTGTGCTGCAAGAACCTGTGTAGCTGCATCTGTTCGCCCTCTGGCATCAGGCCCTGCGCCGCCTCGATTGCCCCAGCTGCCAACATGCCTCGCACCACCAACAGCAATAACATTGCTCGCGCAGCTGCTGTGTCCCGGACAGCCTCGTCCGGTTCATTCCACGCAGGCGCTCCCATACCGACTCTTGGAAACATCGAGTCCAGCCGGAGGACCACGATGCGACGCCAGTCTACTCATAGATATCACACCTTTCCGACACCACCTCCCAAGACCCCCCGCGAGCAATCCTCGGCAGAGCTTTTCCCACATTCCGATGAAGATTCCGATGCCTCAGACGACGATCACCAGCAGACTCCTCTGCCCGTCAAACAGCTTGCTTTGCTTGCCTTCCTCTCCTTGAGCGAGCAGACTGCATTAAACTCCATCGGCCCTTACCTGCCTCAGATGGTCGAGTCCTTCGCCGATATCCCCGACTCTCAGACAGGTCTGTATGTCGGTATCCTTGCCTCAGCATTCGCCCTCGCTCAATTATCAACGAACCTACTATGGGGCTACCTATCAGACGTCGTGGGTAGAAAACCGACCATGGTTCTTGGCACCTTTATGTTGGCATGCTGTTTTGTGGGTTTCGGTTTCTGCAGGACCTACTGGCAGATCGTAGTCGTCCATGTGGCCATGGGTATGCTCAATGGCAACGCTGCCGTGGTTCCCACTGTCCTAGGCGAAGTGACGGACCGCTCTAATCAAAGCCGGGCCTTTACATGGCTTCCCGTCATCTACTCCCTAGGCGGCATTACGGGTCCAGCCCTGGGCGGGTTGCTGGTTGGTACCATGGGAAAACGATACCCATATTTGGCGCCCAACTTGCTGAGCGCAGGGTTACTGTTCATCAGCGTGATTGTCGTCGCAATATGGTTCGAGGAGACACTGGAAACCTTGGAGCCAGACCACGCAGCATGGATTCCTGCCTGGGCGCGCAAAGCTTGGTCCTGGATTTCGCGAGAAGCGCAACCGCGCAGAGGCTCATGGGCCACCCGCTGGCCTCGCCGCGGATCACAAGCCGTGGTTAGCactgacgacgacgacgaagaagaagaagacgatgACGAGGATGAGGCGGGAGAGGATCAAGGGTTGCTGCACCATGCATCTGAGAACGATGCCCAGGCCGACGATGACGCGAAACTCCCGGGCGATCTGGCGACATGGCGTCAACTTTTGAACCGCAATACGGTGCTTGTGCTATTGACGTACCTAGTATTCCAGCTGTCCAACATCTCCTACAACAGCTTGTACCCGATTTTCGCCGATGCCAATCCTCCAACTGGGCGCGGTCTTCCGCCAAGCAAGATCGGTATCAGTCTCAGTCTGGCCGGCGTGGCTACTATAGCGTTCCAGGCTTTCCTCTTCCAGCACTTGAAGACGCGGCTGGGAAACCTGGGAACATATCGCATTGCCTTGCTGGGACTGGCCGTTAGCATGGCCCTGATGCCCTGGATTCCGTACTTGGACGACGAGCCGCTGTTCGGTATCGGCAGCGGTTCTGCCTGGCTGTACGCGGAACTCGGCGTTATCTTAATCATCAAGAATATCTGCGCCGTGGGCGGCCTGTCTAGCGTCATGCTCTTGGTAAGCCATCTTTGGATGACTGAAATCATGAATTTTTGCTAATGCTGGCTGTAGATCACAAACTGTGCACCGAATCATGCTACTTTGGGAACTTTGAACGGCATCGCCCAGACGCTGTCCGCCGCGGGCCGCAGCTTTGGGCCATTCGTCTCCGGCTCCCTTTTCACGCTCTCCACGCGTGTCCATCCCAAGGGTGAGGCCCTAGTCTGGGGCATATTCGGCGGTATTGCTCTCTTGGGATGGATTGGCTCCCTCGCCATCCGCAACCGCGGCCTCGAGAGTGACGATTGGGTTGGCGAGGAAGATGGCACTGACGGTGAAACTGAGCCATGAGCCATACCACCGAGGCCTGCGCCAAGAGCAATCAACACATGTTGAACCGCCGGATTTTGTGTTTTTAATACGGTCGGAAAATGTTTCGGATAATCATAGCATTGGG is a window encoding:
- a CDS encoding major facilitator superfamily transporter, whose translation is MWTGEMEKSCLLPNKKSWGKSEERMRLPSSQYLRPLLRLTHLGPSPPHHQEPSLAQSNLDKMASTEVADPELVRPMSGGGPGKKSFHEVERTISNEKADHQRLENVDNELSKYVGDGSITVSRERSDQLRKMIDKRVLVIMIGTYFLQAIDKGTMSFASIMGLQEDTHLKGQEFSWLTTCIYIAILFVEYPQNYIIARVPIAKYLSFSIIAWGAVLACHAACTDFKGLVIVRTLLGIFESACQPAFVILSSMWYRREEQASRVTYWYMMNGAQQVVGGLLAYCFTHIKTGPLKSWQWLFLAYGVVSVIFGVFVFLWMPDSPMRAKCYSEEVKREMVERVRDNQTGIQNKTFKREQAIEALKDPQVWGYSLIALCTTLPTSGLGAFANIIIKSFGFNTLEVQLLAMVLGFYIIFVLLGSVWLVKKFNQNLYVMLGFCVPSVIGTVLLMTVPNNTFSQRVGLLICYYITLSFWSAQTLALSLISRNVAGQTKKQFAVAINFIVWAAGNAIGPQVFLKWDGPRYFIAFATHLGCYALLIIVIICLRIYLSRENRKRDEMVAAGIPEASPDYTAHAFEDKTDKENLSFRYVF
- a CDS encoding glycosyl hydrolase family 88; this translates as MPAGITELHGVKRADIHKQVKQLIHDMVNIKDTTGEFLMTLENGRVIDTKGWGDWEWTHGIGLYGIWKYYELNGDPADLKIIEDWFRDRFEEGHKGKNINTMAVFLTLAYVYEKTGNETYLPWLDSWAEWAYHDLPRTKYGGMQHITYLEVNDQQLWDDTLMMTVLPLAKIGLVLNRPHYVEEAKRQFLLHLQYLFDAPTGLFFHGWTFHEGGHNFARARWARGNSWLTIVIPEFIELLNLTGDDALRSHLINTLEAQCAALVPLQVENGLWRTLLDVPESEGSYVEASATAGFAYGILKAQRKKYIGKEYEAVAVKAINAILENISPEGELLNTSFGTGMGHDLQHYKDIPRTSMPYGQAMAMMALVEFLRVFV
- a CDS encoding major facilitator superfamily transporter, with product MPRTTNSNNIARAAAVSRTASSGSFHAGAPIPTLGNIESSRRTTMRRQSTHRYHTFPTPPPKTPREQSSAELFPHSDEDSDASDDDHQQTPLPVKQLALLAFLSLSEQTALNSIGPYLPQMVESFADIPDSQTGLYVGILASAFALAQLSTNLLWGYLSDVVGRKPTMVLGTFMLACCFVGFGFCRTYWQIVVVHVAMGMLNGNAAVVPTVLGEVTDRSNQSRAFTWLPVIYSLGGITGPALGGLLVGTMGKRYPYLAPNLLSAGLLFISVIVVAIWFEETLETLEPDHAAWIPAWARKAWSWISREAQPRRGSWATRWPRRGSQAVVSTDDDDEEEEDDDEDEAGEDQGLLHHASENDAQADDDAKLPGDLATWRQLLNRNTVLVLLTYLVFQLSNISYNSLYPIFADANPPTGRGLPPSKIGISLSLAGVATIAFQAFLFQHLKTRLGNLGTYRIALLGLAVSMALMPWIPYLDDEPLFGIGSGSAWLYAELGVILIIKNICAVGGLSSVMLLITNCAPNHATLGTLNGIAQTLSAAGRSFGPFVSGSLFTLSTRVHPKGEALVWGIFGGIALLGWIGSLAIRNRGLESDDWVGEEDGTDGETEP